Within the Polymorphobacter megasporae genome, the region GTCCTGTCGACCGGGCCGACCGGCAGCGGCAAGACGACGACGCTGTACGCCGCGCTGAGCGAGCTCAACGCGCCGAGCCGCAAGATCCTGACGATCGAGGACCCGATCGAATACCGGCTCGCGGGGATCAACCAGATGCAGGTCAACCCGACGATCGGGCTCGACTTCGCCACCGCGCTGCGATCGTTCCTGCGGCAGGACCCCGACGTCATCATGGTCGGCGAAATCCGCGACATCGAGACCGCGCAGGTCGCGGTGCAGGCGGCGCTGACCGGGCACATGATCCTGTCGACGCTCCACACCAATACCGCCGCGAGCGCGGTGACGCGGCTGCTCGACATGGGGGTCGAGCCGTTCCTGATCGCGTCGACGCTGAGCGCGGTGCTCGCGCAGCGCCTCGTCCGCCGCCTGTGTCCTACCTGCCGCGAGGCGTATGATCCCCCGGTCCCGGTCGGGGACGTGACGACGCTGTACCGCGCGGTCGGCTGCGCCGAGTGCGACCACACCGGCTATCGCGGGCGGATCGCGCTGGTCGAATTCCTCGTCATCGATCCGGTCATCGCCAAGCTCGTCCTTGCCCGCGCCGAGGCCCGCGACATCGCCGCCGCCAGCGCCGCGACGTCGATGTACGCCGATGGCATCGCCAAGGCGCGCGCCGGGCTGACGACGATCGAAGAGGTTCTCCGCGTCACCCGCGAGAACGGCGAATGACGAGCTTTCGCTACCGCGCGGCGACGGCGGGCGGTGAACTCCAGACCGGGTCGGTCGAGGCGCTGTCGCGTGCTGCCGGGATCGACCAGCTCCGCCGCACCGGGCTCGCGCCGATCGAGCTCGTCGCGGTGCGCACTCCCGCGGTCGTGGCGCGGGTGCGGAGCAGCGCGGCATCGCGCAGCGCCGTCGCCACCGCGGTCGGCGAACTCGCGGTGCTGCTCGGTGCGGGGCTGACGCTCGACCGCGCGCTCGCGGTGTGCGTCGATAATATCGAGCGCCCGGCGGAGAAGGCGGCGTTCGCCGCGCTGTATCGCCGGGTCAAGGAGGGCGTGCCGCTGTCGCGCGCGATGGCCGACAGCGGGCGGCTGTTCCCGCCGATGGCGGCAGCGATGGCCGAGGCGGGGGAGTCGAACGGGCGCCTCGACGAGGCGCTGGCCAAGCTCGGCGACACGCTCGAACGGACCGAGGCGCTGCGGCGGACGGTGTCGGCGGCGATGATCTACCCGGCGTTGCTGCTCGTCATCGCCACCGGGGTGATCCTGATGATGCTGCTGTTCGTCGTGCCGCAGTTCGAGGGGCTGTTCGGCGATGCCGGCGCGGCCCTGCCGCCGACGACGCGCGTCGTGGTTGGCATCAGCCACGTCGTCCGCGACGGCGGCCTTGCGATCGTCGCGGCGCTCGTCATCGCCGTGTGGCTGGTGTCGGTCTGGCTCCGCCGCCCGGCGAGCCGCGCCGCGCTCGACCGCGTCGTTCTGACGCTGCCGGTGATCGGGCGGCTGGTGACGTCGGTCGAGATCGGGCGCTTTGCCCGCGTCCTCGGCAGCCTCGTCGACGGCGGCGTGCCGCTGCCCGAGGCGCTGGCGATCTCGCGGCGGTCGGTCGCCAATTCGACGCTCGCGGCGATGGTCGGGCGGGTCGCGCTCGGGCTGAAGCAGGGCGGGGGGCTGACTGCGTTGCTCGCCACCGAGGCAGCATTTCCGCGTGCGTCGCTCAGCTTCGTCCGCACCGGCGAGGAAACCGCGCGCCTCGGCCCAATGCTCGCGCGGCTCGCCGATGTTCTCGACCGCGAGGTCCGCGCGCGCCTCGAACGCCTCATCGCCATTCTTACGCCGTTGATTACCGTCGTCATGGGGGCCATCGTCGCCACCGTGATCGCGTCGATCATGACGGCGATCCTCGGCTTCAACGATCTGGCACTTACTTCATGAAATCACGCACACGGCGGGCCGACAGCGGCTTCACCCTCCTCGAACTCCTCGTCGTGCTGGCGATCATGGGGCTGCTCGCGGCGATCGTCGGGCCGCAGGTGCTCCGCTATCTCGGCTCGTCGCGGACGCAGGCGGCGAAGATCCAGATCGAGAACATCACCGCCTCGCTCGACCATTTCCAGCTCGACGTCGGGCGCTATCCGACCGCCGAGGAGGGGCTCGACGCGCTGATGACTGCGCCCGCGACCGCGCCGAACTGGAACGGGCCGTACCTCAAGAAGCCGAGCGCGCTGGTCGATCCGTGGGGCCACAAATATCTGTTCGCGGTCCCCGGCAAGCACGGTGACACCGACGTCTGGACGCTCGGGTCGGACAATGCGCCCGGCGGCACCGGCGAAGCGCGCGATGTCGGCAACTGGTAGGCCGGATATCGGCGAGGGCGAATCGGGGCAGACATTGCTCGAGATGCTCGTCGTCATCGGCATCCTCGGGCTGGTCGTCGGATTGATGTTCCCCGCGATGATCGCGCCGCTCCGGCGCGCCGAATTCGACCGCAGCCGGAGCGAGCTGGTCGGCGACCTGCGCCGGGCGCGCGCGGTCGCGGTGCGCGGCGGCGTGCCGGTCGCGGTGTCGCTGAGCGACGACGGGCGCGGTTATTCGTGGAACGGCGTGCCGGTGGTCCTGCCGCTGCGGGTGCGGATCGGCGGCGACCCGTCAGTCGTGTTCTACGGCGACGGCTCGTCGACCGGCGGAGCGCTGGCGATCGCGAGCGCGACCCGGCGCGGGGCGGTCCGGGTCAATGCTGCCGGCATCGCCACCATTTCGTGAACCGTGCCCGCTCCCATGACGATGGCTCGGTATTGATCGAGGCGATGGTCGCGGTCGCGATCATCGCGGCGGTGCTCGCGGTCACCTATCGCAGCCTTGGCGAAAACGCGCTGCGCCTTCGCGCGGCGGATTCGGCGCGCACCGCGACGATGATCGCGCAGTCGCGGCTGGCGGCGGTCGGCAGCGATATTCCGCTCGCACCGGGGGAGACCGACGGCACCGACGGCGCATTTGCGTGGACCGTCACGATCGATGCCGAGCCCGCTGCCGCAAGCACGTCGGGCAATTTGCTCCGCGTCTCGGCGCGGGTTCGCGACATCGACGGGCGGGCCGACCGCGCGCGGCTCGACACCCTGCGCCTCGCGACGGTCCGGTGACCAAGAGTGAGCACGGTTTCACGCTGGTCGAGATGCTCGTCAGCCTTGCGCTGCTCGGGCTGGCGGCGACGATGATGGCGACGGGATTTGCCTCGGCGACGCGGCTGACGCGCTCGAACGAGGCGCGGACGGTGGCGGCCGAGACGGTCGCGGCGGCGCAGTCGGGGTTGCGCGACCGGATCGAGCGGCTGCGCCCGGCGACGCGCTTCGACGGAGCCGCGCTCGCTGCCGATTTCGACGGCGGCCCGACATCGATGACCTTTGTCGCTTTGCCGCCGATCGCCGAACGGCCGTCGCCGCAACGCCGTTTCCATCTCGAAGTCGATGAGAACGGCGGCCTCGTCCTCGATGACGGTCAGGCGGCGCTGCTTTCGGGTGTGGCGGATCTGCGACTTGCCTATTTTGGACCCGACGCCACCGGTGTCTTGCACTGGACCGACGACTGGAGCGCGCGTCCGACCGCGCCCGAAGCCATCCGCATCGACGTGACCTTTGCGCCCGGCGACCGGCGGCGGTGGCCCGAAATGATCGTCCGCCCGGCAACGACGGTCGACACGACGTGCGTCCTCGACACCAACACCGGCAAGTGCCGGGGCCGGTCATGACACTGGCGGACGGTACGGTGGCAGAGGCGTGGCGGGTGACCGTCGCCGCGGTCGACTGGTGGCTTGCCGAACTCGGCGCGCTGCTCCCTGCGGACGTCAGGCGGTATCTGGGGCGTGGCCCGGCGCTGACGGCGGAGGCTCGTCCCGGCGGCTTCCGGCTGGCGCGGCGCGGGGCCGAGGTCGCAGCGTCGCCGCGCGGGCAGAAGGTGACGCTGCTCCTGCCGCGCGACCGGCTGCTGATCCGCGAGGTGCCGGCGGCGGCGCTCCCCGAGGCCGACCTGCGCCGGATGCTGACGCTCGACATCGACCGGCTGACGCCGTTTCGCGCCGACGAGGTGCTCGTCGCGGTCGCTTTTCCCCCGCCGGCGGCGAGCGGGAAGCGCTTGGCATACGTCGCTGCGGTCCCGCGAGCGGTGGCGGCGCTGGCGATCGGCGAGGCCGCAGCCGCTGGGATGACGCCGCTTGCGATCGGCGTCGAGGGCGCGGCGGCGGCGGCGATGGACTTCGACTTCATGCCCGCTGCGCGCGCCGCCGGGATCGCGCCGCCGCGACGCGACGCGACATGGCTATGGGCCGCGGTCGGGGTGCTGGCCTTGATCAACCTCGGCATTGCGATCGAGCTGGATAGCGCCGCAACCGATCGGCTCGCCGGGCAGGTCGAGGCGCAACGCATCTTGCTCAGCCCGGTTATCGCTGCACGGTCGCGGGTGCAGGCTGAGGACAAGGCGCGTCGGGGGCTGATCGCGCGGCGCGTGCACGCCGAGCCGCTGCACGTCCTCGATGCGGTGACGCGCGCACTGCCCGACGGCGCGTGGGTCGAACGCTACGCGTGGGATGGACGCACCTTGCGTCTCTCGGGAGCGCGGCAGGATGGGGTCGATGTCGTCGCCGACCTGCGCCGCGTGCCGGGGTTCGCGCATGTCCGCGACCTCGCCACCGACGCCCCGCTGTCTTCCGCCGCGGGCCAGCGTTTCGATGTCGCGGTGGACTTGGGCGCAGCGCGATGAACCAATGGTCGCCGCGCGAACGCCGCCTCGTCGCCGTAGGCATCCTCGTCGCGCTGCTTGTGCTGGCGGTGTTCGGCGTCATCCTGCCGATCGCCAGCGGTTTCTCCGATCGCGCAGACCAGCGCGAGCAGCTTGCCGACGACCTCGACCGCGGCGACCGGTTGCTGGCGTCGCGCGCGTTCTGGCTCGCCGCCGCAGCCCGGCAACGTGCAGACCGCACCCGTTATGCGATCGTCGCGCCGAACGCGGGTGCGGCCACCGAGCTTGCCACCGAACGCGCGACCGCCGTGATCCACGCGACCGGCGGCGAGGTCCGCACGATCCGCGAGCAGCCGTCGACCCCCGACACTAGCCGCCTGCGTGTCGAGGCGAGGCTGAGCTTGACGCAACTCGTTGCCGCCTTAAGAATATTTGAATTGGGGCAGTTCACGCCCGTCATTGAAGCGGTATCGATCGATGCGGGCCAGGCGTCGGGCGCGGGGAGACTGGCACCGATGGAAGTCCGGATCGACCTTGCCTACCGCCATGTTCCCGCGCTTTGAAGTTGCCCCGGTGCCGGCGGCGCTTGCCGTGGCGCTGACGGCGTTGCTCACTGCGCAACTGCTTTACAATCCGCCTGCGATCGAAACCGTCACGTCGGGCGCGGCGCACTGGCTGCCCCCGGTGGCGATCACCGCGCCGCTGCCCTCAGCCGATGCGATCGAGGCGCGGCCGTTGTTCAATCCGACCCGGGGCGCGGCCGCCGCCGCCGACCGGGCCGACAGCGCAGCGGCGACGATCGACGGCTTTACGCTCGTCGGGGTCGCCAGCCGCGGCCGTCGTGCCGTGGCGGTGTTGCGCGGTGCCGATGCTACGATCCACACCGTTGGGCCGGGTCAGCAACTCGTTGGCTGGACGCTCGATGCGGTGCGTCCGGACTCGGTCGTTCTTGTCCGCGGCGACGAACGCCGGACGATCGCCGTCGGGGCGACCGCGACCAAGGGACCAGACCAGTGACTGTGCGTAGGACGATCGGCGGCGCTATGGTCGTGATCTTGCTCGGCGGTACCGTCGCGGCAATTGGCCAGCCGGTCATAGTGACGGCTCCCGATCCGACGGTGCGGTCGACGATCCTGACCGGGCAGGAGCGCGCCCCCGTCGTGGTGACGAACCCGGTGGCGACGGTCCATCCGGGCGACGTCAGCCTCAACTTTCCTAATGCCGACGTCCAGGCGGTCGCCAAGGCGGTTCTCGGGTCGATGCTCGGGCTCGAATATACCGTCGCGCCCGACCTGCACACGCCGATGACGCTGGTGACCCAGCGGCCGGTGTCGCGCGCCGATGTCCTGCGGCTGTTCGAAACCTCGCTGCTGACCGCCAATCTGGCACTGATCGCCCGCAACGGCGTCTATGTTATCCTTCCGATCGAGCAGGCGCGCGGGCAGGCGCCGGTCGTCGGTGCCGGCGACAGCGCCGCGTTCGCGTCGGAGACGATTCCGCTCAAGTTCGTCGCGTCGGACGAGTTGCGCCGCCTGATCGACCCGGTTTTGCCCAACGTCATCACGTCGGCGGCTCCCGGCAGCCTCGTCGTCGCGGGGACCGGCGGGCAGCGCGCGGCGGTCCGCAACCTCGTCCGCCAGTTCGACGTCGACTGGCTGCGCAACACCTCGTTCGCATTGTTCGTGCCGCAACGGACCGACAGCCGCCTGATCGTTCCCGCGCTCGACCGGCTGATCAACGCTAATGGTGCGCCGACCAAGGGCATGGTTCGGCTGGTGGCGATGGACCGGTTGAACGGTATACTCGCGGTGTCGACACAGCGGCAATATCTCGACGACGTCCAGCGCTTCGTCGAACTCCTCGACCGCGAGGGCGAATCGAGCGAGCGGCGGGTGTTCGTCTACCGCGTCCAGAACGGCCGCTCCGCCGACCTTGCCAAGGTATTGGCGAATGCATTCGGCGGGCGCGGCGGCAATGCAAGCGGCCGGGGCGACACGACGCGCGGCGGCGGCGATCCACTCTCCGGCCCGCGCGACGACTTCGCCATTCCCGGCGGCAATTCGGGTGGCGGTGCAGGGGCGGGCAGCGCCGGGTTCGGCAACAACGGTTCGGCCAATGGTGGCCCCGGCGGCGGCGCGGGCAGCGGCTTCGGCAGCCAGAACGGGACCGGCAGCACCGCGCAGAATCCGCTCGCCGGGGGCACGGCATCGTCCGGCAGTTCCGCAAATACCACCGTCGACATCAACTCCGACGACCTGCGCGCGCGGATCAGCAGCGACGAGACCAACAACGCGATCGTCGTCTTCGCCACGCCCCGCGACTATGCGGTCGTCGAGGACGCGCTGCGCAAGCTCGACGTCGTGCCGTACCAGGTGATGATCGAGGCGGCGATCACCGAGGTGACGCTGACCAACGCGCTGCGCTACGGCGTCCAGTGGAACTTCAACAGCGGCAAGACCAGCACGACGCTGTCCGAGGACCCGGCGGGCGCGATCGTCCGCACCTTCCCCGGATTTTCGTTCTTCTACGGCGGCAGTTCGATCATGGCGGCGCTCAACGCGCTCGAAAACCTGACCAAGATCAACGTCGTGTCGTCGCCGAAGCTGCTCGTGCTCAACAACCAGACCGCGGCGCTCCAGGTCGGCAACCAGGTGCCGATCATCACCGCGTCGTCGACCAGCACGATCGGCAGCAACTCGCCGATCGTCAATTCGATCGAATATCGCGACACCGGCATCATCCTCAAGATCACGCCGCGGGTGAACAGCAGCGGGCTCGTGCTGCTCGATGTCGCGCAGGAGGTCAGCGACGTCGTCGCGTCGCAGACCACGGGCATCAACTCGCCGACGATCTCGACGCGGCGGATTGCTACCTCGATCGCGGTGCAGGACGGCGAGGTCGTCGCATTGGGCGGGCTGATCAGCAACAACACAACCGATACCAAGGGCGGGCTGCCGTTCCTCAGCCACATCCCGGTGATCGGCGGGCTGTTGTTCGGCAACACCAACAAGCAGGTCGCGCGGACCGAATTGCTCGTCCTGCTGCGCCCGCGGGTCGTCCGCACCGTCGACGACGGGCGTGCGCTCGCCGACGAGATGCGCGCCAAGCTCGAAACGCTGCGCCCGCTGCTGACCCGCGGCAATGGCATCCCCTGACGCCGCCCACGGCGAGTCCGAGCGCGGCTATGCGATGGTCGCTGCGGTCGCTGCGATGGCGCTGTTTGCCCTGCTTGCGCTCGACGGGATCGGCATGGGGCGCGGTGCCGTCGCGGGTGCGAGCGCAGCGGTCGAGCATGCCCGCCTCGTGGCAGCGGCAAATGCGGGCACGGCGATTGCCGTCCACGGTCTCGGGCTGGTCGAAGCTCCACGGCGCTGGCAGCCGTCGAGCGAGCTCCACGTGGTCGACTTCGACGGCATGACAATGTCGATCACGGTCGAGGACGAGATGGCGAAGGTTCCGCTCAATTTCGTCCAAGCGCCCCGGATCAAGCGGCTGTTCGAACTCGCGGGTGTCCCGATCACCCAGGTCGACGGACTTGTCGCCGCTTTCCTTCGTTTGCGCGGCGATCCGATCGTTGGCAGCGGCGTGAGCCGCAGCACCTCGGTTCCGGCGGGCCTGACCGCGATCGACGAGTTGACCCTGCTCGACGGTATGACCCCAGCGATCTACGCGCGATTGGCGCCGGCGGTCACCGTGGCTGGAACGACACTCGCGTTCGATCCGCAAGATGCCGGCCCGCTCGCACGTGCCGTCATGTCGGCGGGCGCGACCACGCCGCAGGCAATCGAGCAGGTGGTTTCATCGGCCGATCGACAGCCGGCATTAACCACGGGCGAGGTGCGACGATATGGCCACTCACTCGCGATCCGCGTCGAAGTTGGCGATGGTGCCAACGGCCATTTCGTTCAGACGACCATCGTCGAGCTCACGGGCGTGGCCGGGCAGCCTTACCTCGTTCGGGCGCTGAGTTGACAATAAGCGACGCTCGCCAACCAAAGTTATTGCCGGTTCATAAATGCTTCGTTTTCTTAGTTGTAAGTCGCCAAGCGATCGGTAATCTTGATCGTGCGTGGTGTCGAAAAAGCTAACGGCGGTGCGCCTTCCGGGTGATCGAAACAGGGGACGAGCATAATGTCGATTAGTAGATTTGTTTCGCTGATGCTGTGCACGGCGGCGTGTGCAGCGCCAGCACTGGCATCGACCCAGATCGAGAAGGGTGCCGCAGTTTCCGTCGCCGGCGCGACGTCGCCGGTCGAGTTCGACGTCTTCCTGCCGTTGCGCAACCCGTCCGACCTCGAGCGTCTGCTGACCGCGCAACAGAATTCCGCCTCGCCAAGCTATCACAAGTGGGTTTCGCCGGCCGAATACGCTGCGCAGTTCGGCCCGACTGCGGCGACGATGGCGAGCGCCCAGGCAGCGGTGACGGCTGCCGGTCTGCAGGTGACGACGACGCAGATGCGCTCGTTCCACGTCACCGGCACCGTTGCCCAGGCGACCGCTTTGTTCGGCACCGGTTTCAAGAACGTCGTCACGACCGATGGGATCAACCACGTCGTCGCCAGCGGCCCGCTCGTGATGTCCGCCGCGCTTGCCGCGACCGGCGCGAAGGTTATCACCTTCGCTGGGTTGCCCGACAAGAAAACATTCTCGAAGCGGACGACGGCAGCGCTGCCGGACAACCGTTACGGGCCGGATGGCCCGTATTGGTACAATGACATGAAGCAGGCCTACGACTATCCGTCGTATCAGAGCTTCCTGCCGAATGGTGACCGTCTCGACGGCACCGGGGTGCACGCCGCGATTGTCATCTCGGACAAGGTTTACCCGAACGATCTCGCTGCGTTCTTCAACCACGAGCACTTCACCACGACGACCGGGAAGCCGGCTCCGACGGTCAACACAATCGACATCAACGGCGGCGGCGTCGTCGGCGGTGGTGGCTCGTTTGAGGCGAGCCTCGATGTCCAGCAGGTTCTCGGCGGTGCGCCGGGTGCAACGGCGACGATCGTCAGCATACCGAACCTGCAGGATAGCAATATCCAAGCGGCGTATCAGTACATCGTTGATTCGAATCTGTACGATGTCGTGAACTCGTCGTTCGGCGGCTGCGAAGCGCAATACACCGCTGCGTATAACGGCGGCACCGACTACACCTTCATCCTCCAGGCGTACGACGACATCTTCCGCCAGGGTAACGCAGAAGGCATTACCTTCGTCGCCAGCTCGGGCGACCAGGGTGGTCCGGCGTGCCCGTCGGCGAACTACGGCACCCCCGGCGCCAAGCCGAAGTTCGGCAAGGGCGTGTCGACACCGGCGACGTCGGTCTATGTCACTGCAGTCGGCGGCGGCAATCTGGTCACAGTGTCTGATGGGTCGCGTAACTCGACTTATGTCGGCGAGAATGGCTTCGGCGATCCGGAAGTCCCATACGACATCTACGGCCTCGGTCAGAATGTCAGCGGCGGCTATTGGGGTGCCGGTGGCGGCAAGAGCGTCGTCTCGCCGCGTCCGAGCTACCAGATCCCGATCAACACCGGATCGAACTTCCGCACGACGCCCGATGTCGGCATGCAGGTTGGTGGTTGCCCGAGCAGCGCGGTCCAGCCGTGCGGTCCGGATCGCAGCTCTGCGATCACGACATACCAGTCGGGTCTCGGCGGCGGTAACTACGGCGTGATCGGAACGTCGGTCTCGTCGCCGCAGTTCGTCGGTGCGCTCGCTCTGTACATCCAGAAGCAGGGCAAACGGGTCGGTAACATCAACCCGTATCTGTATCACTTCGGCCAGGTCCAGACCGTCATGGGTGGCGTGAACGCTCCTGCTGAATATCAGTTCTACCATCGCAACATTAAGGGCTTCGACGGTCTCTGGGCCGACGACTTCCCGAGCCAGAACTATAACTACATCAACGGCAATGGTACTCCGGATATTCGTAAGCTGTTCGGCTTCACCAACTTCGACTCGGCTGGAATTCCGCAGTCGGTGTCGAACCCGTAAGCTCGCAATGATCACGACCGATCGGTTGCTGATCGGTCGCGTTGACTAAATAGGGAGAGAGCGATCATCTTTGAGATCGCTCTCTCCCTTAGTGTTTTACACAAGCCGACGAACCCAAGTGCAGTCTCGCAATCGTGTCGCTTGGCGCTTGGCGTGCGTCTCGCCGGTCTCTTTAGTCGCGGCCTCCTGCCGGGCCTTTTATTTCCGTCCGAACTATAAGATATTGCGTGCTCGCTCCGGACAAAGGATGCCGACGATGCGAAGTCTGATTCCAGCTGCGCTGCTGCTCCTGATCACGGGTCCGGTACTTGCCGCCAGCCTTGGCATGTCGGTCACCAAACGCATCGCTGCCCCCGATGGCGGCTGGGACTATGTCAACGTCAGCGCCGACGGCAAGACGATGCTCGTCGCACGCTCGGACGGCGTGATGACGATCGATCTTGCGACTGGAGCGGTCAATCCGCACCTCGTCGCGGCGCAGCGGACGCACGGCGCGGTGACCGTTCCCGGCACCTCGATCGGTATGGTGACGAGCACGACCAGTGGCGGCGCATTGCTGTTCGATGCAGGCACCGGAGCGGTCGTCGCCGACATCAAGACCGGGACGAAGCCCGACGCTGCCGCTTACGACCCGGCGACAGGAATGCTGCTGGTGATGGACAATGCCGGCGGCGGCGTTGCGGTGATCGATCCGAAAACGAAGGCGCTCGTCGGTAAGGTCGCGGTGGCAGGCGCGCTGGAGTCTGCGGCGGTCGACGCGAAAGGGACGCTCTACGTCAACATCGAAGACAAGGGCGCTGTGGCGGTGATCGACGTCGCGCGCCGCGCGGTCGTTCGCACGATCGACCTCACCGGCTGCGAGGAGCCGGGCGGTCTCGCTTTGACGAAGCAGGGGTATCTCATCTCCGCGTGCGCGAACGGCCATGCCAAGGTGGTCGAAGCGAAGTCCGGCCGCTTGCTCGCCGACATTGCAATCGGATCACGCCCCGATGCGGTGATCTACGACGGTCCGCGTGACCGCGCCTATGTCCCTACAGGCGGCGACGGCGGGCTTACCGTGATCGACACTGCTGACGTGCCGCGCGGCATCGGCGTGGTGTCGACGCAAAAGGGCTCGCGCACCGGCGCGGCGGATCCTGCCACTGGCGATATCTACCTACCCGGCGCGCGTTTCGCCCCAGCAGAGGCCGGTCAGCGACCCAAGGCGATACCGGGATCGTTCGAGGTGCTCGTCGTCTCGAAATAGCGGTTGGGTCAAAGCGGCAAGGGTGCCGATTTCACCGTTGTAAAGCCCGCCGACTGGCCGGGGACTCCCGTATCAGGCTGGCCCGCGCCGACCGTGACGCGATATTTGCCCGCCATCACCTGCCGTGTCCCATCGATCGCCACCGCGCTTAGGTCGCGTGGCGACAGGTCGAACGTCACGGTGCGATGCTCGCCAGGATTGAGCGTCACACGCTGGTAGCCGCGCAGCGCGACGCGCGGCACACCGGGCTGGTCGGGGAAGTTGAGGTAGAGCTGCGCGACCTCGTCGCCGGCGCGCGTACCAGTATTGCTGACCTCGGTCGTCACCTGCAGTCCGGTCTCCGCGCCGCCTGCAGCAGGTGTCACGACGAGCGGGGCATACGCAAAGGTCGTGTAGCTCAGCCCGTAGCCGAACGGGTAGACCGGAGTGCCGGTGAAGTAGCGATATGTCCGCCCCGTCATCGCATAGTCGTCGAACGGCGGCAGGTCGGCGACGCTGCGGTAGAAGGTCAGCGGCAGGCGGCCGGCGGGGTTGGTCTTGCCCGACAGGACGTTGGCGACGGCCAGGCCGCCCGACTGCCCCGGATACCACGCCTCGACGATCGCCGCGGCATTGTCCTTCGCCCAGGCGACGTTGATCGGGCTGCCGTTCATTGCGACGACGATCAGCGGCTTGCCGGTCGCGTGCGCACGCTCGAGCATCGCCATCTGCTCGGCAGGCAGGTCGAGCGAGGTCTTGTCGCCGCCCTTGAAACCGGGAACGTCGGTGCCGGTCTCCTCGGCCTCGAGGTCGGAGGTCAGGCCGACCACCGTGACGATGACGTCGGCCGAGCGCGCCGCCGCATCGAGATCGGCGTCGGGCCGGGCGGAGACCAGCTTCCACACGAGGTCGGTGTTGCCGAAGCCGCGCGCGGTCGAGACGACGCGCAACTTGTAGCGATGCCGCTTTTCGAGCGTCACCGTCTTGAGCGTCGCCAGCGGGCCGTGATGCTCGGCGACGTCGAGGAAGGTCTGGCCGTCGAGCTCGACGAGCCCGGTGCCGCCGATGCCGAGGCGATAGCTGCCGGTCACCGGCGGCACGAGGAAGCCGGTCCATTCGGTGCGGTGATAGTCGTTGACCGTCGCGAGCTGCAGGCCGCGGCTCGCGACATCGGCCTCGCGGCGGGTGACGACGGGGCGCGGCTGGTAGCGCAGCGCGGTGATCTGCTCGCGGTCGGTGCCCGGCGCGAATGGCAGGACCGGCGGGATGACCGGGTTGAAATAGCGCACCAGCAGCCCC harbors:
- a CDS encoding type II secretion system F family protein; this translates as MTSFRYRAATAGGELQTGSVEALSRAAGIDQLRRTGLAPIELVAVRTPAVVARVRSSAASRSAVATAVGELAVLLGAGLTLDRALAVCVDNIERPAEKAAFAALYRRVKEGVPLSRAMADSGRLFPPMAAAMAEAGESNGRLDEALAKLGDTLERTEALRRTVSAAMIYPALLLVIATGVILMMLLFVVPQFEGLFGDAGAALPPTTRVVVGISHVVRDGGLAIVAALVIAVWLVSVWLRRPASRAALDRVVLTLPVIGRLVTSVEIGRFARVLGSLVDGGVPLPEALAISRRSVANSTLAAMVGRVALGLKQGGGLTALLATEAAFPRASLSFVRTGEETARLGPMLARLADVLDREVRARLERLIAILTPLITVVMGAIVATVIASIMTAILGFNDLALTS
- the gspG gene encoding type II secretion system major pseudopilin GspG encodes the protein MKSRTRRADSGFTLLELLVVLAIMGLLAAIVGPQVLRYLGSSRTQAAKIQIENITASLDHFQLDVGRYPTAEEGLDALMTAPATAPNWNGPYLKKPSALVDPWGHKYLFAVPGKHGDTDVWTLGSDNAPGGTGEARDVGNW
- a CDS encoding PilN domain-containing protein; translation: MTLADGTVAEAWRVTVAAVDWWLAELGALLPADVRRYLGRGPALTAEARPGGFRLARRGAEVAASPRGQKVTLLLPRDRLLIREVPAAALPEADLRRMLTLDIDRLTPFRADEVLVAVAFPPPAASGKRLAYVAAVPRAVAALAIGEAAAAGMTPLAIGVEGAAAAAMDFDFMPAARAAGIAPPRRDATWLWAAVGVLALINLGIAIELDSAATDRLAGQVEAQRILLSPVIAARSRVQAEDKARRGLIARRVHAEPLHVLDAVTRALPDGAWVERYAWDGRTLRLSGARQDGVDVVADLRRVPGFAHVRDLATDAPLSSAAGQRFDVAVDLGAAR
- a CDS encoding prepilin-type N-terminal cleavage/methylation domain-containing protein, which produces MTKSEHGFTLVEMLVSLALLGLAATMMATGFASATRLTRSNEARTVAAETVAAAQSGLRDRIERLRPATRFDGAALAADFDGGPTSMTFVALPPIAERPSPQRRFHLEVDENGGLVLDDGQAALLSGVADLRLAYFGPDATGVLHWTDDWSARPTAPEAIRIDVTFAPGDRRRWPEMIVRPATTVDTTCVLDTNTGKCRGRS
- a CDS encoding type II secretion system protein N, whose amino-acid sequence is MFPRFEVAPVPAALAVALTALLTAQLLYNPPAIETVTSGAAHWLPPVAITAPLPSADAIEARPLFNPTRGAAAAADRADSAAATIDGFTLVGVASRGRRAVAVLRGADATIHTVGPGQQLVGWTLDAVRPDSVVLVRGDERRTIAVGATATKGPDQ
- a CDS encoding prepilin-type N-terminal cleavage/methylation domain-containing protein — encoded protein: MRPAAPAKRAMSATGRPDIGEGESGQTLLEMLVVIGILGLVVGLMFPAMIAPLRRAEFDRSRSELVGDLRRARAVAVRGGVPVAVSLSDDGRGYSWNGVPVVLPLRVRIGGDPSVVFYGDGSSTGGALAIASATRRGAVRVNAAGIATIS
- the gspD gene encoding type II secretion system secretin GspD — protein: MTVRRTIGGAMVVILLGGTVAAIGQPVIVTAPDPTVRSTILTGQERAPVVVTNPVATVHPGDVSLNFPNADVQAVAKAVLGSMLGLEYTVAPDLHTPMTLVTQRPVSRADVLRLFETSLLTANLALIARNGVYVILPIEQARGQAPVVGAGDSAAFASETIPLKFVASDELRRLIDPVLPNVITSAAPGSLVVAGTGGQRAAVRNLVRQFDVDWLRNTSFALFVPQRTDSRLIVPALDRLINANGAPTKGMVRLVAMDRLNGILAVSTQRQYLDDVQRFVELLDREGESSERRVFVYRVQNGRSADLAKVLANAFGGRGGNASGRGDTTRGGGDPLSGPRDDFAIPGGNSGGGAGAGSAGFGNNGSANGGPGGGAGSGFGSQNGTGSTAQNPLAGGTASSGSSANTTVDINSDDLRARISSDETNNAIVVFATPRDYAVVEDALRKLDVVPYQVMIEAAITEVTLTNALRYGVQWNFNSGKTSTTLSEDPAGAIVRTFPGFSFFYGGSSIMAALNALENLTKINVVSSPKLLVLNNQTAALQVGNQVPIITASSTSTIGSNSPIVNSIEYRDTGIILKITPRVNSSGLVLLDVAQEVSDVVASQTTGINSPTISTRRIATSIAVQDGEVVALGGLISNNTTDTKGGLPFLSHIPVIGGLLFGNTNKQVARTELLVLLRPRVVRTVDDGRALADEMRAKLETLRPLLTRGNGIP